A part of Hemicordylus capensis ecotype Gifberg chromosome 16, rHemCap1.1.pri, whole genome shotgun sequence genomic DNA contains:
- the B3GALT6 gene encoding beta-1,3-galactosyltransferase 6: MKLLRLLCRHKTALGLGGLSLFGVVLLYLAKCTSEGLKPSHGWGLPHQQPLVRSGGAGGPHPPAAAPPPPPEETAFLAVLVASGPKYTERRSIIRSTWLSAAGRAPGRDIWCRFVVGTGGLAGEELHTLELEQTRHQDLLLLPDLRDSYENLTAKILAMYVWLDQHLDFRFVLKADDDTFVRLDVLVEELRAKEPRRLYWGFFSGRGRVKSGGKWKENAWLLCDYYLPYALGGGYVISADLVHYLRLSQDYLNIWQSEDVSMGAWLAPVDVKRVHDPRFDTEYKSRGCNNKYIVTHKQSIEDMLEKHQTLAKEGKLCKEEVKLRLSYVYDWGVPPSQCCQRKDGIP, encoded by the coding sequence ATGAAGCTCCTCCGCCTGCTCTGCCGCCACAAGACGGCCCTCGGCCTGGGCGGCCTCTCTCTCTTCGGCGTGGTGCTGCTCTACCTGGCCAAGTGCACCTCTGAAGGCCTCAAGCCCTCCCACGGCTGGGGGCTTCCACACCAGCAGCCGCTGGTCCGCTCGGGAGGGGCGGGCGGGCCTCACCCCCCAGCCGctgccccacccccgccccctgaGGAGACTGCCTTCCTGGCGGTGCTGGTGGCCAGCGGCCCGAAGTACACCGAGCGGCGCAGCATCATCCGGAGCACGTGGCTCTCGGCGGCTGGCCGGGCCCCGGGCCGGGACATTTGGTGCCGCTTCGTGGTGGGCACCGGGGGCCTGGCCGGAGAAGAGCTGCACACTCTGGAGCTGGAGCAGACCCGGCACCAagacctcctgctcctccccgacCTCCGAGACTCCTACGAGAACCTGACTGCCAAAATCTTGGCCATGTACGTCTGGCTCGACCAGCACCTGGACTTCCGTTTCGTCCTCAAGGCCGACGACGATACCTTTGTCCGCTTGGACGTGCTTGTGGAAGAACTGAGGGCCAAGGAGCCCCGACGTCTCTACTGGGGCTTCTTCTCTGGGAGGGGCCGAGTGAAATCGGGCGGCAAGTGGAAGGAGAACGCCTGGCTCCTTTGCGACTACTACCTGCCTTATGCCCTTGGCGGGGGCTATGTCATCTCGGCTGACCTGGTCCACTATCTGCGCCTCAGCCAGGACTACCTCAACATCTGGCAGAGCGAGGACGTCTCCATGGGCGCCTGGCTGGCTCCGGTGGATGTGAAAAGGGTCCATGACCCTCGCTTTGACACGGAGTATAAATCGCGGGGTTGTAACAATAAATATATCGTGACTCATAAACAGAGCATTGAGGACATGTTGGAGAAACACCAGACTCTGGCCAAAGAAGGGAAGCTATGTAAAGAGGAGGTGAAACTCCGACTCTCTTATGTGTATGACTGGGGTGTGCCTCCTTCGCAATGCTGTCAGAGGAAAGACGGTATCCCCTGA